In the Cellvibrio sp. KY-GH-1 genome, ATTGAGAAAAATATTCCTATGCAAATCAATTCTCGCTCATTGGCCTTCGCACGCAAGGTAGTTGGACTTGTGTCCGTAATATCGATTGCAAGCTTGTTGCTTTCCGGCTGCAACACGATGCAACAAAAACCGCAACAACTAACACCAGCACAAATGAAACTGGAGGCTGGCAAAGCCAATTTCCAAAATGGCGAATATGGGGCAGCGGAAACCGCTTTTCTGGATAGCAGCATTTGGCAGGACGATAAAAGCACACAAGTTGAGTCATTAAAATATCTTGCGTTTATTTACTGCGTTACCGAAAGAGTCACTCTTTGCCGCCACTCATTCTATAAAGCCCTGCAGCTGGATCCCGGCTTCGAATTAACTTCTGCAGAGAGCACACATCCCCTCTGGGGCCCTGAATTCGTAGTTGCTCAAAGTGGACTGGGCAAAAACAACCAATAAAAATTTAGCAACAGGGAATCTGACGATGGACTACGATAATATCGATTTCTCATTCGACGCGTTGGAAAGCAAATTACTAGGGGACGATTATTGCGGCAGTGAAATTGATTACGACCCGGATTTCCTCGAGCTGGAACATATGGTTGCGATTAAACCTGAGCAACAATATGGCGATACCATTATTCCAGCAGCACCGATTGATTGGTCACGTGCGCTCAACAAGGCCTGTGAACTTCTCAATAAAAGCAAAGATTATCGCCTGTGCTGCATTATTACCCGGGCTCTAACGCACAAATATGGAATCAGAGGTGCACTAAAAGGCATGGAAGCTATCCACTCGCTGACTGAGCAATGTTGGCAGCACGCGTTCCCAGCCATCGTATTCGATGGTGAAACAGATCTCTTTCCAAGGGCTAACGCCATTGCCGAGCTAAATTCATCCACCGGTCTGGTCGGTGATTTGCGCCATACCGATATCCGCTTAAATGCCACCGGAAAAATAACACTGAGCCGGCTGGAAAAAATCCTCAGCGGCAGAGCAGAAAACGAAGATTTTTCACGGGATCAACTCGTGCAGATACTGCGCGATGAAGTACTGGATCACAGCAGTGAATTGCTGGTCATCAAACAACTACTCACGCAGATTAGCGAACTGGAAAATTTATTAAACCAACACTTCGGCAATGAACAAGCGCCCGACTTTAGCCAGTTAAAAGCGCTACTTACCGGAGTCACTCCAATTCCTGATCAACACCACGTCGAAACCAAAGAAACAGAAATCGATACGCAAGACGCAGGTGCCTGCTCAACACCTCGCAGCAACCCAAATAACCCAGCAGCAATTAATTCTCGTGACGACGCAATTCGATTACTGGACAAAGTGTGTGAATTTCTCGCGCGAAATGATCCTGCCAACCCCGCGCCCCTGCTAATCAAGCGTGCGCGCAATATGATTGGACAGGATTTCTATACCATTCTCAGCCAACTGGCGCCCGATGCAGTCGCTCAGGCAGAGCATATAACCGGACCACAATTTTAACCACCAACGTCTGCGCAATTTGCAGAGGAGCAACTATGAGCAACAGCCAAAGCAGTCAGAAGTTTATCGCGCGTAATCGCGCACCACGCGTGCAAATTGAATACGATGTGGAAATTTATGGTTCAGAAAAAAAGATCCAAATTCCCTTCATCATGGGAGTAATGGCCGATCTGGCAGGGAAACAAAAAGAAGAAATGCCCGCGATTGCCGATCGTAAATTCCTCGAAATTGATGTGAGCAATTTTGATGACCGCATGAAAGCCTTGAAACCACGCGCTGCATTTGCCGTTCCCAACACCTTGACAGGTGAAGGTGAACTGACTGTCGATTTAACGTTCAATAGCATGGAAGATTTTTCTCCTGCTGCTATTGCGAAAAAAGTGGATGCACTCGCCAAGTTGCTCGATGCGCGCACGCAACTAAATAACCTGTTGACTTACATGGATGGCAAAACCGGTGCAGAAGAACTTATCAGCAAAGTGTTGCAAGACCCCAGCCTGTTAAAAAGCCTGGCACTGTCCAGCGATAAAACCGAAACCCCGGAAGCTGCTGAAGCAGTTTAACTCAGGAAATTAATACAGGAGCACTCACCATGGAAATGAGCGAAGTAACCAGAGCGCTGGATCAACAGCCCCATTTCAATGATTTCTCTAGCCTGCTACAAAAGGAATTTAAGCCCAAAACAGACGAAGCAAAATCCGCTGTACAATTTGCAGTTCAAACACTTGCGCAGCAAGCATTATCGCTGTCTGTTACCGTCAGCAACGATGCCTACAAATCCATTGAGTCCATTATTGCGGAAATAGATACTCGCCTGTCTGAACAGATTAACGCGATTATTCACCACGCTGATTTCCTGAAACTGGAAAGCGCCTGGCGCGGCCTGCATTACCTGGTGAACAATACCGAAACCGATGAAATGTTGAAAATCCGCTTCATGCCGATTTCAAAGCAGGAACTTCATCGCACCCTGCGTCGCCATAAAGGTGTGGGCTGGGATCAAAGCCCGATTTTCAAAAAAATCTACGAACAGGAATACGATCAGCTGGGTGGATCACCTTACGGTTGTGTAGTAGGCGATTACACCTTTGATCATTCGCCACCCGATGTAGAACTACTGGGAGAAATGGCAAAAATTTCGGCGGCGGCTCACTGTCCGTTTATTTCAGCCGCAGATCCAGGAGTAATGCAAATGGAATCCTGGCAGGAATTAGCCAATCCGCGCGACCTCACCAAAATCTTTGAAAACACCGAATACGCCGCCTGGCGCGGCCTACGAGATTCAGATGATGCACGCTACCTAGGTTTAACCATGCCGCGCTTCTTAGCGCGCACACCCTACGGCGCAAAATCGAATCCGGTAGATGATTTTAATTTTGAAGAAAGTATTGAGGGTGCTGACCACTCCCGCTACTGCTGGGCCAACGCAGCCTATGCGATGGCGGTGAACATTAATAATTCCTTCAAGCAATATGGCTGGTGCACCTCGATTCGCGGCGTTGAATCAGGCGGGGCCGTTCCCAATTTGCCAACCCATACCTTCCCAACGGACGATGGCGGTGTGGACATGAAATGTCCGACAGAAATTGCTATTTCTGATCGTCGCGAAGCAGAGCTTGCAAAAAATGGCTTTATGCCGCTTATCCACCGTAAAAATACGGATATAGCGGCATTTATTGGTGCGCAGTCACTGCAAAAGCCGGGTGATTTTTTTGACCCGGACGCAACTGCCAATGCAAATCTGGCAGCGCGCTTACCCTATTTATTTGCCTGTTGCCGCTTTGCACACTACTTAAAGTGCATAGTGCGCGACAAAATTGGTTCGTTCAAAGAGCGCGAAGAAATGGAGCGCTGGCTAAACGATTGGATTATGAATTACGTTGATGGTGATCCGGCCAACTCATCACAACAAACCAAAGCATTAAAGCCTTTGGCAGCAGCAGAAGTATACGTAGAAGAAGTGGAAGGAAACCCCGGCCATTACACGTCCAAATTTTTCTTGCGCCCTCATTATCAATTAGAGGGACTGACCGTTTCGTTGCGACTGGTATCCAAATTGCCATCAGTCAAATCAGGCGGCCAATAAATATTAGAGGCCTGGCACATCGCCAGGTTTTTAATAAAACGGATATCACCATGTAAGGTGGTATTTATTTTTGACGTTGTATTAACTAAGGAAGAAAAACTATGTCTGAATCCCTACAGGATTTTTTTATCAAGATCGAAGGCATCGCTGGCGAATCAAAAGATTCCAATCACAAGGGTCAAATTGATGTGTTGAATTGGGGTTATGCAGTTACCCAATCTTCTTCCACCAATACCGGTGGTGGCGGTGGCGTAGGAAAGGCGCACTTTAGCGAGTTGGTGTTTACCCACTTTATCGATAAATCTACTCCTAACCTGATGAAATACTGCGCCAGCGGTAAACACATCCCCAGCGTTGAACTTTCTTGCTGCAAAGTCGGCGATGGCCAACAAGAGTACATGAAAGTTACCCTGAATGATGTACTCATCACTCACGTTCGCCCGACTGGCGATTCCAGTAGCCCACGCGTTATGGAAGAAGTTGGTATCTCTTACTCCAAAATTAAAGTGGAAGTGAAAGAACAAAATGCCAACGGCTCCATGGGCGCAGCAGTGACCGGCGCTTGGGACGTGAAGCAAAACAAAGCAGCCTAAGTTGCTTTTTCAGTTGCCCGCTCGCGGGCAACTGGACAAAAAACATTGAAGGCATTTAAAAGGAATCAATTATGAGCACCCCAAGACCAAAATTTTTAACGATGTGGCGTAACTTTAAGAGCGTTTATGCAGATGGGAAGGTTACTAGCGTTGGTAATAAAATTGGCGGGAAAGTTAAACAAAATATAGACCTAGGCGTACAAGACCCAAGATTGGGGTTCACCAATGAATGTGCGTTAAGAATGAGCTATTCGCTGAATTATTCAGGTATAAGCATTCCTCGCGGAAGCTGGAATACCGTATCCGGCGGCGACAACAAATGGTATATCTTCCGAGTAAGGGACATTGTTAGCTTTCTTAATAATTCATTTGGAAAACCGGACAAAACAATAGAAACCCCAAAACCTAAAGATTTTTCCGCATTAAAGGGAATACTGGTTTTTAATGTAAATTGGAGTGACGCAACAGGACACGCAACACTTTGGGATGGTTCAACATGTTCCGATCACTGCTATTTCCCAGAAGCAAAAGAGGCCTCAATATGGATACTAAAGTAATAACCTTTTCCATATTCTTGCTAGTTTTTTGCAAAAGCGTAACTGCTGAAGAATTAATTAAATACTCGGCCAAGGATTACTTCAAAAACTATGCACTTAGCAGTTGCATTGCGGATGGCTTCAAATCTAATGATGCAAGGTCTGATGCCGCCGCCGCCGCTAGCGGATACCTTGAACTTGGCGAGTACCCATTAGAAGCCCACACAGAAGCAACAATATTGGGAAGAGAGTTTTTAAAGAAACCCTATAAAAGTATTTCCGGGGCAGATCTCATATTAATGAAATGCATTGATTTTTATCACAGCAAAGAACTTGAAAGTATCGCGACAAAATATCAGAACGCAAAATAAGCCAAGGCTGATAACGGCAAGGAACCCTAAATATGCAAGGCACAACAACCAATCCACATGTCCATGACATTGCTTTGGAAGTTCAGATATCCCAGCTGCACGGACAAATTCGCACCGATCCGAGTAAGCTGGAGTTGCGGGTGCATTTGACGCAGTTGTTGATGGTTACCGGCCAATGGCAAAAAGCACTTCAACAATTACAAACTGCCGCCCAACTTGATAGCAAAGCGGCCGCTATGGCACAAACCTATCGCGCACTCATTCAAGCTGAAATTCAGCGCGAGCAAGTGCTCAATAGCCAACGCGATCCACAATATCTCAGTGCACCAGAGGATTGGCAAATCCTGCTGGCTGAAGCGCTAGTTGCGCGCGCACATCATCAAGCAAGCGCCGCAGAAAAATTCCAGCAGCAAGCCTACAGCGATGCCCCTGCCGTTGCATTTATGATTAACCATGAAACCGCCGAGTGGATTGCCGATGGCGATTCACGCCTTGGCCCTGTGTGCGAAGTATTTATTAACGGCAATTATTACTGGCTTCCGTTTAGCCAGATACAACAACTGACCATTGAACAACCGCAAGATTTGCGCGATCTGGTCTGGATTCCGGCCGCCATTACGTTAACTGATTTTTCCCAGCACTATGGCTTTTTGCCAAGCCGCTATGCGTTCAGCTATACCCAGGCTAACGATCAGCTCAGCCTTGCCAGCCTGACCGAATGGGAAACCCTAAGCAAGCACAGCTGGGCCGGAATTGGACAAAAAATGCTGGTGAGTGCTCAGGCTGAATATCCATTACTGACAATTCGCACACTAACGCAACAGGCGAGTGAATAATGGTGCAGCCACCAACCAACAACTCAGCCGCAAGCCGCATTGCGCGCACTAATCGTTTAACGCCCAGTTTGCTGGATCGTCTTACCGATCACCAACCGATGCAAAAGCGTGAAGCGATTACGGCGCTGGGCATGAGCAAGCGCGATTATCGCGCTAGTGTGCTGCGCGACATTAGC is a window encoding:
- a CDS encoding TssQ family T6SS-associated lipoprotein — encoded protein: MQINSRSLAFARKVVGLVSVISIASLLLSGCNTMQQKPQQLTPAQMKLEAGKANFQNGEYGAAETAFLDSSIWQDDKSTQVESLKYLAFIYCVTERVTLCRHSFYKALQLDPGFELTSAESTHPLWGPEFVVAQSGLGKNNQ
- a CDS encoding ImpA family type VI secretion system protein, with protein sequence MDYDNIDFSFDALESKLLGDDYCGSEIDYDPDFLELEHMVAIKPEQQYGDTIIPAAPIDWSRALNKACELLNKSKDYRLCCIITRALTHKYGIRGALKGMEAIHSLTEQCWQHAFPAIVFDGETDLFPRANAIAELNSSTGLVGDLRHTDIRLNATGKITLSRLEKILSGRAENEDFSRDQLVQILRDEVLDHSSELLVIKQLLTQISELENLLNQHFGNEQAPDFSQLKALLTGVTPIPDQHHVETKETEIDTQDAGACSTPRSNPNNPAAINSRDDAIRLLDKVCEFLARNDPANPAPLLIKRARNMIGQDFYTILSQLAPDAVAQAEHITGPQF
- the tssB gene encoding type VI secretion system contractile sheath small subunit, whose protein sequence is MSNSQSSQKFIARNRAPRVQIEYDVEIYGSEKKIQIPFIMGVMADLAGKQKEEMPAIADRKFLEIDVSNFDDRMKALKPRAAFAVPNTLTGEGELTVDLTFNSMEDFSPAAIAKKVDALAKLLDARTQLNNLLTYMDGKTGAEELISKVLQDPSLLKSLALSSDKTETPEAAEAV
- the tssC gene encoding type VI secretion system contractile sheath large subunit, yielding MEMSEVTRALDQQPHFNDFSSLLQKEFKPKTDEAKSAVQFAVQTLAQQALSLSVTVSNDAYKSIESIIAEIDTRLSEQINAIIHHADFLKLESAWRGLHYLVNNTETDEMLKIRFMPISKQELHRTLRRHKGVGWDQSPIFKKIYEQEYDQLGGSPYGCVVGDYTFDHSPPDVELLGEMAKISAAAHCPFISAADPGVMQMESWQELANPRDLTKIFENTEYAAWRGLRDSDDARYLGLTMPRFLARTPYGAKSNPVDDFNFEESIEGADHSRYCWANAAYAMAVNINNSFKQYGWCTSIRGVESGGAVPNLPTHTFPTDDGGVDMKCPTEIAISDRREAELAKNGFMPLIHRKNTDIAAFIGAQSLQKPGDFFDPDATANANLAARLPYLFACCRFAHYLKCIVRDKIGSFKEREEMERWLNDWIMNYVDGDPANSSQQTKALKPLAAAEVYVEEVEGNPGHYTSKFFLRPHYQLEGLTVSLRLVSKLPSVKSGGQ
- a CDS encoding type VI secretion system tube protein Hcp, whose amino-acid sequence is MSESLQDFFIKIEGIAGESKDSNHKGQIDVLNWGYAVTQSSSTNTGGGGGVGKAHFSELVFTHFIDKSTPNLMKYCASGKHIPSVELSCCKVGDGQQEYMKVTLNDVLITHVRPTGDSSSPRVMEEVGISYSKIKVEVKEQNANGSMGAAVTGAWDVKQNKAA
- a CDS encoding type VI secretion system amidase effector protein Tae4: MSTPRPKFLTMWRNFKSVYADGKVTSVGNKIGGKVKQNIDLGVQDPRLGFTNECALRMSYSLNYSGISIPRGSWNTVSGGDNKWYIFRVRDIVSFLNNSFGKPDKTIETPKPKDFSALKGILVFNVNWSDATGHATLWDGSTCSDHCYFPEAKEASIWILK
- a CDS encoding T6SS amidase immunity protein Tai4 family protein is translated as MDTKVITFSIFLLVFCKSVTAEELIKYSAKDYFKNYALSSCIADGFKSNDARSDAAAAASGYLELGEYPLEAHTEATILGREFLKKPYKSISGADLILMKCIDFYHSKELESIATKYQNAK
- a CDS encoding type VI secretion system accessory protein TagJ; the protein is MQGTTTNPHVHDIALEVQISQLHGQIRTDPSKLELRVHLTQLLMVTGQWQKALQQLQTAAQLDSKAAAMAQTYRALIQAEIQREQVLNSQRDPQYLSAPEDWQILLAEALVARAHHQASAAEKFQQQAYSDAPAVAFMINHETAEWIADGDSRLGPVCEVFINGNYYWLPFSQIQQLTIEQPQDLRDLVWIPAAITLTDFSQHYGFLPSRYAFSYTQANDQLSLASLTEWETLSKHSWAGIGQKMLVSAQAEYPLLTIRTLTQQASE